One Mycolicibacterium parafortuitum DNA segment encodes these proteins:
- a CDS encoding potassium channel family protein, with the protein MRIAVAGAGAVGRSVAQELVDYGHKVLIIEKEFHRYEPSSVPGAEWLWADACEVGSLEEAEMQICDVAIAATGDDKANLAMALLAKTEFGIERVVARINDARNEWLFTEAWGVDVAVSTPLALVAAIEGAIDKGQLVRLMALGRDSRGDLGQSATNVAKFTLPDDSPLVQRRVRDLAMPADSALVTLMRGKHLIIPTPDEVLKAGDELLFIAASGVEEHIKAMVKGTRRLE; encoded by the coding sequence ATGCGGATCGCAGTGGCGGGCGCGGGTGCGGTCGGCCGGTCGGTGGCCCAGGAGCTCGTCGACTACGGCCACAAGGTCCTGATCATCGAGAAGGAATTCCACCGCTACGAGCCGAGCTCGGTCCCCGGCGCGGAGTGGCTGTGGGCGGACGCGTGCGAGGTCGGCTCCCTCGAAGAAGCCGAGATGCAGATCTGCGACGTCGCGATCGCGGCCACCGGCGACGACAAGGCGAATCTGGCGATGGCGCTGCTGGCCAAGACCGAGTTCGGTATCGAGCGGGTGGTGGCGCGGATCAACGACGCCCGCAACGAGTGGCTGTTCACCGAGGCGTGGGGCGTCGACGTGGCGGTGTCGACGCCGCTGGCACTCGTCGCCGCCATCGAAGGCGCGATCGACAAGGGTCAGTTGGTGCGGCTGATGGCGCTGGGCCGCGACTCCCGGGGCGATCTCGGGCAGAGCGCGACGAATGTCGCGAAGTTCACGCTGCCCGACGACAGCCCGCTGGTGCAGCGCCGCGTGCGAGACCTCGCGATGCCCGCCGACAGTGCGCTGGTGACGCTGATGCGCGGAAAACACCTGATCATCCCCACTCCGGACGAGGTGCTCAAGGCCGGTGACGAGCTGCTGTTCATCGCCGCATCCGGCGTCGAGGAACACATCAAGGCGATGGTGAAGGGCACCCGTAGACTGGAGTGA
- a CDS encoding potassium/proton antiporter — MTLQQLYVALFIGGLVLLASIAATRLATGVGLPSLLLFLGVGVLVGEDGLGLQFDNAQLAQDLGTAALAVILVEGGLTTRFNDIRKVLAPAGVLATFGVAASTVITAAAVHWVLGMDWQLALLLGAVVSSTDAAAVFSVLRVVPLPRRLSGLLEAESGFNDAPAVILVLLFSVVPMDLDPLTIAGTMLYELLMGVVLGLGFGFLGAMTLRRIALPAAGLYPLAAFGLCMVAFAAAGTAHASGFLAAYLSGVVLANSGLPHRSATRSFAEGAGWLAQIGVFVILGLLVSPSELLREVVPAIVAGLVLLLLARPLSVFLSLIGFRVPWREKVFLSWAGLRGAVPIVLCTYPIVAGVPDSWRLLHIVFILVVLYTAIQGPSLRMVAEWLHLIPRDTTREIQVDAAPLDVLGAELLTMTVSPGSRLHNVTVMELRLPDPSVITLIIRAGHSFVPQPVTRLAIGDELLIVTTSVTRELAERRLRAVSRRGKLAYWFDEYGDPN; from the coding sequence GTGACCCTGCAGCAGCTCTACGTGGCGCTGTTCATCGGCGGTCTGGTGCTGCTGGCGAGCATTGCCGCGACGAGGCTGGCCACCGGGGTCGGCCTGCCCAGCCTATTGCTGTTTCTCGGGGTCGGCGTGCTGGTCGGGGAGGACGGTCTCGGGCTGCAGTTCGACAACGCGCAGCTGGCGCAGGATCTGGGCACCGCGGCGCTGGCGGTGATCCTGGTCGAGGGCGGCCTGACCACCCGCTTCAACGACATCAGGAAAGTGCTGGCCCCCGCCGGTGTACTAGCGACGTTCGGCGTCGCGGCGAGCACGGTGATCACGGCCGCGGCGGTGCACTGGGTGCTCGGCATGGACTGGCAGCTGGCGCTGCTGCTCGGCGCGGTGGTGTCGAGTACGGACGCCGCCGCGGTGTTCTCGGTGCTGCGGGTGGTGCCGCTGCCGCGCCGGCTCAGTGGCTTGCTGGAAGCCGAATCCGGCTTCAACGACGCGCCTGCGGTGATCCTCGTGCTGCTGTTCAGCGTGGTGCCGATGGACCTCGACCCGCTGACCATCGCGGGCACGATGCTCTACGAGTTGTTGATGGGTGTCGTGCTCGGGCTCGGGTTCGGGTTCCTCGGCGCGATGACCTTGCGCCGGATCGCGTTGCCCGCCGCCGGCCTGTATCCGCTCGCGGCGTTCGGGCTGTGCATGGTCGCGTTCGCCGCGGCGGGCACCGCGCACGCGAGCGGATTCCTGGCGGCGTATCTGTCGGGCGTCGTGCTCGCGAACTCCGGGCTGCCGCACCGGTCGGCGACGCGGTCGTTCGCCGAGGGGGCCGGCTGGCTCGCCCAGATCGGGGTGTTCGTGATCCTCGGCCTGCTGGTGTCGCCGTCGGAGCTGCTCCGCGAGGTGGTGCCGGCGATCGTCGCGGGGCTGGTGCTGTTGCTGTTGGCGCGGCCCCTGTCGGTCTTCCTGTCGCTCATCGGCTTCCGGGTGCCGTGGCGCGAGAAGGTCTTCCTGTCGTGGGCGGGTCTGCGCGGGGCGGTGCCGATCGTGCTGTGCACCTATCCGATCGTGGCGGGGGTGCCCGACAGCTGGCGGCTGCTGCACATCGTGTTCATCCTGGTGGTGCTCTACACCGCGATCCAGGGTCCGAGCCTGCGCATGGTCGCCGAATGGCTGCACCTGATCCCCCGTGACACCACCCGTGAGATCCAGGTCGACGCGGCACCGCTGGACGTGCTCGGCGCTGAGTTGCTGACGATGACCGTGTCGCCGGGTTCGCGGTTACACAACGTCACGGTGATGGAATTGCGGCTACCCGACCCGAGCGTGATCACGCTGATCATCCGGGCGGGCCATTCGTTCGTGCCGCAGCCGGTCACCCGGCTCGCGATCGGCGACGAACTGCTGATCGTGACGACGTCGGTGACCCGCGAACTCGCCGAGCGGCGGCTGCGCGCGGTCAGCCGCCGCGGCAAGCTGGCGTACTGGTTCGACGAGTACGGGGATCCGAACTAG
- a CDS encoding Na+/H+ antiporter subunit A yields MLAILAAHAAAALLAPLLVYRWGRSAFYPLALVPLLSLIWVVLNWPDKGQAHVVDVSWVPSLSMDITLRFDALAAVMSVLVLAIGALVLFYCADYFHHHDGHTEKRLPSFAAELVAFSGAMFGLVTSDNLLLLYVFWEITTVLSFLLVGHYAERATSRRAAMQALLVTTFGGLAMLVGIIVLGNIAGTFLLSELIAAPPTGLAASVGLVLILIGALSKSAIVPLHFWLPGAMAAPTPVSAYLHAAAMVKAGVYLIARMTPGFADSPEWRPTVVTLGLLTMLLAGWRAIREYDLKLILAFGTVSQLGFITIMVGVGGSEMMLAGLAMLCAHAMFKAALFMVVGIIDHATGTRDIRRLAWLGRRHKPLLIIGCAAAASMAALPPFFGFVAKEADFETVLHSPYLGAASPFVLTGIVLGSVLTTVYSLRFVFGAFGRKGLPHPSTRVEEMHRPGPGFLIPPAILAAAGLLFGLWPKPLDTVLSNYSDTVPNPQGYDGDYYLSLWHGVNLPLILSALVLVAGIAIYFGRKRLRRARADFVPLGNADRIYDAVIRGADVLSVRVTALTQRGSLPQTQSFILVTLAVLPIVVLGLGARTQPRFEIWDSPPQVVVGLLMAAAALTAVVLRNRLAAVLMVGVTGYGCGAIFAFHGAPDLALTQFLVETLTLVAFVLVLRTLPAETSREETTRYRGPRAALAIAVGATVTTLAAFAMAARNTRPLAELLPEAAYKLGHGSNTVNVILVDIRAWDTMGEVSVLLVAATGVASMVFRSRRFGSAPRVSDAGQPDIGRLPVSAHHSPAAGDITWLRGSELRDPRHRSLVLEVATRLIFPVMMVLSVYFFFAGHNVPGGGFAGGLMAGLALVLRYLAGGRYELGETLPLDAGKILGAGLTLAAGTAAASLLLGAPALSSAVIEFDVPVLGSIKFVTALFFDLGVYLIVVGLVLDVLRSLGARIDVEMSELAEQNKQAVRQR; encoded by the coding sequence ATGCTCGCCATCCTTGCTGCCCACGCGGCCGCCGCGCTACTGGCGCCTCTGTTGGTGTACCGCTGGGGGCGTTCGGCGTTCTATCCGCTTGCGCTGGTGCCGCTGCTGTCGCTGATCTGGGTGGTGCTGAACTGGCCTGACAAGGGTCAGGCGCACGTCGTCGACGTCTCCTGGGTGCCCAGCCTGTCGATGGACATCACGCTGAGGTTCGACGCACTGGCCGCGGTGATGAGCGTGCTGGTGCTCGCGATCGGCGCGCTGGTGCTGTTCTACTGCGCCGACTACTTCCACCACCACGACGGCCACACCGAGAAGCGGCTGCCCAGCTTCGCCGCCGAGCTGGTCGCCTTCTCCGGCGCCATGTTCGGGCTGGTCACCAGCGACAACCTGCTGCTGCTCTACGTCTTCTGGGAGATCACGACGGTTCTGTCGTTCCTGCTGGTCGGGCACTACGCGGAGCGTGCGACGAGCCGGCGGGCTGCGATGCAGGCGCTGCTGGTGACCACGTTCGGCGGCCTGGCGATGCTGGTCGGCATCATCGTGCTCGGCAACATCGCGGGCACCTTCCTGCTTTCAGAGCTGATCGCGGCCCCGCCGACCGGGTTGGCGGCATCGGTGGGTCTGGTGCTGATCCTCATCGGCGCGCTGTCCAAATCGGCGATCGTGCCGCTGCACTTCTGGTTGCCCGGCGCGATGGCCGCGCCGACCCCGGTCAGCGCGTACCTGCACGCCGCGGCGATGGTGAAGGCCGGCGTCTACCTGATCGCCCGGATGACGCCGGGGTTCGCCGACTCCCCCGAGTGGCGCCCGACCGTGGTGACCCTCGGCCTGCTGACGATGCTGCTGGCCGGCTGGCGCGCGATCCGCGAGTACGACCTGAAGCTGATCCTCGCGTTCGGCACGGTCAGCCAGCTCGGTTTCATCACGATCATGGTCGGGGTCGGCGGCAGCGAGATGATGCTCGCCGGACTCGCCATGCTGTGCGCGCACGCGATGTTCAAGGCCGCGCTGTTCATGGTCGTCGGCATCATCGACCACGCCACCGGCACCCGCGACATCCGCAGGCTGGCCTGGCTGGGCCGGCGGCACAAACCGCTGCTGATCATCGGCTGCGCGGCGGCCGCAAGCATGGCCGCGCTGCCCCCGTTCTTCGGCTTCGTCGCCAAGGAGGCCGACTTCGAGACGGTGCTGCACAGCCCCTATCTGGGTGCGGCGTCGCCGTTCGTGCTCACCGGCATCGTGTTGGGTTCGGTCCTGACGACGGTGTACAGCCTGCGGTTCGTGTTCGGCGCCTTCGGCCGCAAGGGTCTGCCGCACCCCAGCACCCGGGTCGAGGAGATGCACCGGCCCGGTCCCGGCTTCCTGATCCCGCCGGCGATCCTGGCCGCGGCGGGCCTGCTGTTCGGCCTGTGGCCGAAGCCGCTGGACACCGTGCTGAGCAACTACAGCGACACTGTCCCCAACCCGCAGGGCTATGACGGCGACTACTACCTGTCGCTGTGGCACGGGGTGAACCTGCCGCTGATCCTGTCGGCGCTGGTGCTGGTCGCGGGCATCGCGATCTACTTCGGGCGCAAACGGCTGCGCCGCGCCCGCGCGGACTTCGTGCCCCTGGGCAACGCCGACCGCATCTACGACGCCGTCATCCGCGGCGCGGACGTGCTGTCGGTGCGGGTCACCGCGCTCACCCAGCGTGGCTCGCTGCCCCAGACCCAGTCGTTCATCCTGGTCACCCTCGCCGTGCTGCCGATCGTCGTGCTCGGGCTCGGCGCGCGCACCCAGCCCCGGTTCGAGATCTGGGATTCGCCCCCGCAGGTGGTCGTCGGCCTGCTGATGGCCGCGGCGGCGCTGACCGCGGTGGTCCTGCGCAACCGGCTCGCGGCGGTGCTGATGGTCGGCGTCACCGGGTACGGCTGCGGCGCGATCTTCGCGTTCCACGGCGCTCCTGACCTGGCGCTGACGCAGTTCCTGGTCGAGACGCTGACGCTGGTCGCGTTCGTGCTGGTGCTGCGCACCCTGCCCGCGGAGACCAGCCGCGAGGAGACCACCCGCTACCGCGGGCCGCGCGCCGCTCTGGCGATCGCGGTGGGCGCGACCGTCACCACGCTGGCCGCGTTCGCGATGGCCGCCCGCAACACCAGGCCGCTGGCCGAACTGCTGCCCGAAGCCGCGTACAAGCTCGGCCACGGTTCGAACACCGTCAACGTGATCCTGGTCGACATCCGCGCCTGGGACACCATGGGCGAGGTGTCGGTGCTGCTGGTGGCCGCGACCGGCGTCGCGTCGATGGTGTTCCGCAGCCGGCGGTTCGGTTCCGCCCCGAGGGTCTCCGACGCCGGCCAGCCCGATATCGGCAGGCTTCCGGTGTCCGCACACCACAGCCCGGCCGCCGGTGACATCACGTGGCTGCGCGGCAGCGAGCTGCGTGACCCACGGCACCGCTCACTGGTCCTCGAGGTCGCCACCCGGCTGATCTTCCCGGTGATGATGGTGCTGTCGGTGTACTTCTTCTTCGCGGGCCACAATGTGCCGGGTGGCGGTTTCGCCGGCGGTCTGATGGCCGGCCTCGCGCTGGTGCTGCGCTATCTGGCCGGTGGCCGTTACGAACTCGGCGAGACGCTGCCGCTGGACGCGGGCAAGATCCTCGGCGCCGGCCTTACGCTGGCGGCCGGCACCGCGGCGGCCTCCCTGTTGCTCGGCGCCCCGGCGCTGTCCTCGGCGGTGATCGAGTTCGACGTCCCCGTGCTGGGCAGCATCAAGTTCGTCACCGCACTGTTCTTCGATCTAGGGGTGTATCTGATCGTCGTCGGATTGGTGCTCGACGTGTTGCGCAGCCTCGGCGCGCGCATCGACGTCGAGATGAGCGAGCTGGCCGAGCAGAACAAGCAGGCGGTGCGGCAACGATGA
- the pssA gene encoding CDP-diacylglycerol--serine O-phosphatidyltransferase, producing MRPRLKTPVVSARILPSAMTVAAICLGLSAVKMALDGRPTEAMAFLAIAAILDGLDGRVARALNATSKMGEEIDSLADAVNFGVAPAFIVYATLLSTSQIGWIVVLLYAVCIVLRLARFNAMLSVDQPAYEKKYFTGMPAPAGAIGAIGPLAAKMQFGEGWWTSEPAVVIWMIGVSLLVVSTLPMRKIHTFSVPPNMVAPLLALLAIGVAASIMYGYIVILVIIVAYFLHIPFALRTKRFLAAHPEVWDDKPRQQRAARRAIRRTHRTQRAQPRRSSLRLGLRRPPKG from the coding sequence ATGCGCCCACGCCTCAAGACGCCGGTGGTCAGCGCCCGCATCCTGCCGAGCGCGATGACCGTCGCGGCGATCTGCCTGGGCCTGAGCGCGGTCAAGATGGCGCTCGACGGCCGCCCGACCGAAGCGATGGCGTTCCTGGCGATCGCCGCGATCCTCGACGGCCTCGACGGCCGGGTGGCGCGTGCGTTGAACGCGACCTCGAAGATGGGCGAGGAGATCGACTCGCTGGCCGACGCGGTGAATTTCGGTGTCGCCCCGGCGTTCATCGTCTACGCCACATTGCTGTCGACGTCGCAGATCGGCTGGATCGTGGTGCTGCTGTACGCGGTGTGCATCGTGCTACGGCTGGCGCGTTTCAACGCGATGCTGTCGGTCGACCAGCCCGCCTACGAGAAGAAGTACTTCACCGGTATGCCCGCACCCGCGGGCGCGATCGGCGCGATCGGCCCGCTGGCGGCCAAGATGCAGTTCGGTGAGGGCTGGTGGACCTCCGAGCCGGCCGTGGTGATCTGGATGATCGGCGTCTCGCTGCTGGTGGTCAGCACGCTGCCGATGCGCAAGATCCACACCTTCTCGGTGCCGCCGAACATGGTGGCACCGCTGCTGGCGCTGCTGGCGATCGGTGTCGCCGCGTCGATCATGTACGGCTACATCGTGATCCTGGTGATCATCGTCGCGTACTTCCTGCACATCCCGTTCGCGTTGCGCACCAAGCGGTTCCTGGCGGCACACCCCGAGGTGTGGGACGACAAACCCCGCCAGCAGCGGGCCGCACGGCGCGCGATCCGTCGCACCCACCGGACACAGCGGGCCCAGCCACGCCGCTCTTCGCTGCGCCTCGGTCTGCGCAGGCCGCCGAAAGGCTGA
- the moeA gene encoding molybdopterin molybdotransferase MoeA — protein sequence MRSVDEHRRVVAGLITARPAQTVPIADALGMVLAADVVAALSLPGFDNSAMDGYAVRTEDVATATADTPVRLPVAEDIPAGRTDIPTLAPGTAHRIMTGAPLPYGATTVVPVESTDGGVDTVTIRQAKQDGQHIRRAGEDVSAGTTVLRAGQVVTPAVLGLAAALGLGELTVTPRQRVLVVSTGTELVTAGTPLQPGQIYESNGVMLAAAVRDAGGEVIASPMTGDDVAVFTDTLRRYAADADLILTTGGVSAGAYEVVKDALGPGSVEFVKVAMQPGMPQGCGTVEDTPIVTLPGNPVSALVSFEVFVRPALRAATGFADTERPRRTAMLTEDLTSPRGKRQFRRGVFDPVTDSVTGYGPPASHHLRWLASANCLLELDEDTAEVAAGSRVQVWDLR from the coding sequence ATGCGTTCCGTCGACGAACACCGGCGTGTGGTCGCCGGCCTGATCACCGCACGCCCCGCCCAGACCGTGCCGATCGCGGACGCCCTCGGCATGGTGCTCGCCGCCGACGTGGTGGCGGCGTTGTCCCTGCCGGGTTTCGACAACTCCGCGATGGACGGCTACGCGGTGCGCACCGAGGACGTCGCGACCGCGACCGCGGACACCCCGGTGCGGCTGCCCGTCGCCGAGGACATCCCGGCCGGGCGCACCGACATCCCGACCCTGGCGCCGGGCACCGCGCACCGCATCATGACCGGCGCGCCGCTGCCGTACGGCGCGACGACCGTCGTCCCCGTCGAGAGCACCGACGGCGGCGTGGACACCGTGACGATCCGGCAGGCCAAGCAGGACGGCCAGCACATCCGCCGCGCCGGCGAGGACGTGTCGGCGGGTACCACGGTGCTGCGCGCCGGGCAGGTCGTCACTCCCGCGGTGCTCGGCCTCGCCGCGGCGCTCGGGCTCGGTGAGCTGACCGTGACCCCGCGGCAGCGGGTGCTGGTCGTGTCGACGGGCACCGAGCTGGTCACCGCGGGCACTCCGCTGCAGCCCGGGCAGATCTACGAGTCCAACGGTGTGATGCTCGCCGCCGCGGTGCGCGACGCCGGTGGCGAGGTGATCGCGTCGCCGATGACCGGCGACGACGTCGCGGTGTTCACCGACACGCTGCGCCGGTACGCCGCCGACGCGGATTTGATCCTGACCACCGGCGGGGTCAGCGCGGGCGCGTACGAGGTGGTCAAGGACGCGCTCGGCCCGGGAAGCGTCGAGTTCGTGAAGGTCGCCATGCAGCCCGGTATGCCTCAGGGCTGCGGCACGGTCGAGGACACCCCGATCGTGACGCTGCCGGGCAATCCGGTGTCGGCCCTGGTGTCGTTCGAGGTGTTCGTGCGTCCGGCGCTGCGCGCCGCGACGGGGTTCGCCGACACCGAGCGGCCCCGCCGCACGGCGATGCTGACCGAGGATCTGACCTCACCGCGCGGGAAGCGGCAGTTCCGGCGCGGTGTCTTCGACCCCGTCACCGACTCCGTGACCGGTTACGGCCCGCCCGCCTCCCACCATCTGCGGTGGCTGGCCTCGGCGAACTGCCTGCTGGAACTCGACGAGGACACCGCAGAAGTGGCCGCGGGGTCGCGTGTGCAGGTCTGGGACCTGAGATAG
- a CDS encoding phosphatidylserine decarboxylase yields the protein MARRPDLKTGPARLAALVRTTVPPMHPAGLPFVGASLAVALAGRRTRWLRNAGVASAAANAAFFRHPPRTPPTRSGVVVAPADGLICLIEEELPPSELGLPATPLPRISIFLSLFDAHVQRAPLAGEVVAVAHRPGLFGSAELAAASEDNERNSVVIRSPEGAEVIAVQIAGLLARRIVCDVKPGDKVGLGDTYGLIRYGSRLDTYLPAGSEILVGVGQRAVAGETVLAELP from the coding sequence ATGGCCAGACGCCCCGACCTCAAGACAGGACCAGCGCGCCTGGCGGCCCTGGTTCGTACCACCGTCCCCCCGATGCACCCGGCGGGGTTGCCGTTCGTCGGCGCCAGCCTGGCGGTCGCGCTGGCCGGCCGCAGAACGCGGTGGCTGCGCAACGCCGGCGTCGCGTCGGCGGCCGCCAACGCCGCGTTCTTCCGGCACCCGCCGCGCACACCTCCGACCCGGTCCGGCGTCGTGGTCGCCCCTGCCGACGGGCTGATCTGCCTGATCGAAGAGGAATTGCCGCCCAGCGAATTAGGGCTCCCGGCAACACCTTTGCCGAGGATCAGCATCTTCCTGTCGCTGTTCGACGCACATGTGCAGCGCGCGCCGCTGGCCGGTGAGGTGGTTGCGGTGGCGCACCGGCCCGGGCTGTTCGGGTCCGCCGAACTGGCTGCCGCCAGCGAGGACAACGAACGCAACAGCGTGGTGATCCGCAGCCCCGAGGGCGCCGAGGTGATCGCGGTCCAGATCGCCGGACTGCTGGCCCGGCGCATCGTGTGCGACGTCAAGCCCGGCGACAAGGTCGGCCTCGGCGACACCTACGGCCTGATCCGCTACGGCTCCCGGCTGGACACCTACCTGCCCGCGGGCTCGGAGATCCTGGTCGGCGTCGGGCAGCGCGCCGTCGCCGGCGAGACCGTCCTGGCCGAGCTGCCCTGA
- a CDS encoding AAA family ATPase: MAQLALTARLNTSALDSRRGVVRLHPEAIAALGIREWDAVSLTGARTTAAVVGVAPAGTPAGTALLDDVTLSNAGLREDTSVLVSAVAVQGARSVTLSGSRLASRSISPATLRQALLGKVMTVGDTVSLLPRDLGPGTSTSAATAALASSVGITWTSELLTVTAVDPAGPVSVQPNSLVCWGDSAAPAPSAPPPAEPEQPHTPAIAFDDLKGSHSQASRLTEWLKLALDQPELLEKLGATANLGVLVSGPAGVGKATLVRTVCADRRLVELDGPEVGSLRAEDRLAKVSSAVAAVRDGGGVLLVTDVDALLPAPPDPVATLILAELRNAVATEGVAFVATSAIPDSVDTRLRSPDLCDRELGLSLPDGAVRRQLLEVLLRDVPARDLDLGEISERTPGFVVADLAALIREAALRAAARASESGDAPELRQEDLTGALGVIRPLSRSATEEVSVGSVTLDDVGDMVDTKQALTEAVLWPLQHPETFQRLGVEPPRGVLLYGPPGCGKTFVVRALASSGRLSVHAVKGAELMDKWVGSSEKAVRELFQRARDSAPSLVFLDEIDALAPRRGQSFDSGVTDRVVAAMLTELDGIEPLRDVVVLGATNRPDLIDPALLRPGRLEKLVFVEPPDTEARTQILRTAGKSVPLAPDVDLEALASELDGYSAADCVALLREAALTAMRRSIDAADVTAEDVATARETVRPSLDPVQVEALRTFAESR; encoded by the coding sequence TTGGCACAGCTCGCGCTCACCGCCCGGTTGAACACCTCCGCGCTGGACTCACGCCGCGGGGTGGTCCGCCTGCATCCCGAGGCGATCGCCGCGCTGGGCATCCGGGAGTGGGACGCCGTGTCGCTGACGGGCGCACGCACCACCGCCGCCGTGGTCGGCGTCGCCCCGGCCGGGACACCCGCGGGCACCGCGCTGCTCGACGACGTGACGCTGTCGAATGCGGGCCTGCGCGAAGACACGTCGGTCCTGGTGTCTGCGGTGGCGGTCCAGGGTGCGCGGTCGGTGACACTGAGCGGTTCCCGGCTGGCCAGCCGGTCGATCAGCCCCGCCACGCTGCGCCAGGCGCTGCTGGGCAAGGTGATGACGGTCGGCGACACGGTTTCGCTGCTGCCCCGCGACCTGGGTCCCGGCACGTCCACGTCGGCGGCCACCGCGGCGCTGGCGTCGTCGGTCGGCATCACCTGGACCTCGGAACTGCTGACCGTCACCGCCGTCGACCCGGCCGGCCCGGTGAGTGTGCAGCCCAATTCGCTGGTCTGCTGGGGCGACTCGGCTGCGCCGGCGCCCTCGGCGCCGCCACCGGCCGAACCCGAGCAACCACACACGCCGGCAATCGCTTTCGACGACCTCAAGGGTTCGCACAGCCAGGCGAGCCGGCTCACGGAATGGCTCAAGCTCGCCCTGGATCAGCCCGAGCTGCTCGAAAAGCTCGGCGCCACCGCCAATCTCGGCGTGCTGGTGTCGGGTCCGGCGGGCGTCGGCAAAGCCACGCTGGTGCGCACCGTGTGCGCGGACCGGCGGCTGGTGGAACTGGACGGCCCGGAGGTTGGCTCGCTGCGCGCCGAGGACCGCCTCGCCAAGGTCTCGTCCGCCGTTGCCGCGGTGCGTGACGGCGGGGGCGTGCTGCTGGTCACCGACGTCGACGCGCTGCTGCCGGCACCGCCCGACCCGGTGGCGACGCTGATCCTCGCCGAACTGCGCAACGCGGTCGCGACCGAGGGGGTCGCGTTCGTCGCGACGTCGGCGATCCCGGACAGCGTCGACACCCGGCTGCGCTCCCCCGACCTGTGCGACCGTGAACTCGGCCTGAGCCTGCCCGACGGTGCGGTGCGCAGGCAGTTGCTCGAGGTGCTGCTGCGCGACGTGCCGGCGCGCGACCTCGATCTCGGTGAGATCTCTGAGCGCACACCGGGTTTCGTGGTGGCCGACCTGGCCGCGCTGATCCGCGAGGCCGCGCTGCGGGCCGCCGCCCGCGCCAGCGAGAGCGGCGACGCACCGGAGCTGCGCCAGGAGGACCTCACCGGTGCGCTCGGAGTGATCCGGCCGTTGTCCCGGTCGGCCACCGAGGAGGTGTCGGTCGGCTCGGTGACCCTCGACGACGTCGGGGACATGGTCGACACCAAACAGGCACTGACCGAGGCGGTGCTGTGGCCGCTGCAACACCCGGAGACGTTCCAGCGTCTTGGTGTGGAGCCGCCGCGCGGCGTGCTGCTCTACGGCCCGCCCGGGTGCGGCAAGACGTTCGTGGTGCGGGCGCTGGCGAGCTCGGGGCGGCTGAGCGTGCACGCGGTCAAGGGCGCCGAGCTGATGGACAAGTGGGTCGGCTCGTCGGAGAAGGCGGTGCGCGAATTGTTCCAGCGGGCCCGGGATTCCGCGCCGTCGCTGGTGTTCCTCGACGAGATCGACGCGCTCGCGCCGCGGCGCGGGCAGAGCTTCGACTCCGGGGTGACCGACCGGGTGGTCGCGGCGATGCTGACCGAACTCGACGGCATCGAACCGCTGCGCGATGTGGTCGTACTGGGTGCGACCAACCGACCCGATCTGATCGACCCGGCGCTGCTTCGGCCGGGCCGGCTGGAGAAGCTGGTGTTCGTCGAGCCGCCCGACACCGAGGCCCGCACCCAGATCCTGCGGACCGCGGGGAAATCCGTGCCGCTGGCACCGGACGTCGACCTGGAGGCGCTGGCATCCGAGCTGGACGGCTACAGCGCCGCCGACTGCGTGGCGTTGCTGCGGGAGGCCGCGCTGACCGCGATGCGGCGCTCCATCGACGCGGCCGACGTCACCGCCGAGGACGTGGCCACCGCCCGCGAGACGGTCCGGCCGTCGCTGGATCCGGTCCAGGTCGAGGCGCTGCGGACGTTCGCCGAGTCCCGCTGA
- a CDS encoding DUF1707 domain-containing protein has protein sequence MSSTTVRAGDREREATADVLGQALAQGYLDLAEYESRLQTVYSAQTDPDLRALTADLPVAEVRRNDPRRAAARAAAARRGIHLHLAAYATMVVVVLTVWLAVGLGTGSWYFWPVWPILGAGIGVAAHALPIRLAFPACPGLTAR, from the coding sequence ATGAGCTCCACCACAGTCAGGGCCGGCGACCGCGAGCGTGAGGCCACCGCGGATGTGCTCGGACAGGCACTCGCGCAGGGATATCTCGATCTCGCTGAGTACGAATCGCGGCTGCAGACCGTCTACAGCGCGCAAACCGATCCGGACCTGCGGGCCCTCACCGCCGACCTGCCTGTCGCCGAGGTGCGCCGCAACGATCCGCGCCGTGCCGCGGCGCGCGCGGCTGCCGCCCGCCGCGGCATCCATCTGCACCTCGCGGCCTACGCGACGATGGTTGTCGTCGTGCTCACCGTGTGGCTCGCGGTCGGCCTCGGCACCGGCAGCTGGTACTTCTGGCCCGTCTGGCCGATCCTCGGCGCGGGCATCGGGGTGGCCGCGCACGCGCTGCCGATCCGGCTCGCGTTCCCGGCGTGCCCGGGGCTCACGGCCCGCTAG